The following are from one region of the Coffea eugenioides isolate CCC68of chromosome 2, Ceug_1.0, whole genome shotgun sequence genome:
- the LOC113762499 gene encoding probable membrane-associated kinase regulator 6 yields MDNSQPLATDSFSYSWLINQKPSLDGLLESLRPSVDLSSETVPMVHHLNKIFKDDQEFDFNVTPGSRSSLALVDADEIFAEGCIKPIFPNRNRTKMQPSLSVPATPLSSVSSRTLSVSSAYQGEYYSSRKWTKSSNKVLQRCFSLLKPFCQGFGWSRKSIRVDDLDRKVLEVQSRSNSQQASPDRRTAYSAANWAAVKQTSNTLDACRRLQNSETKILSNSPQASPPRSPSHYTDSRLDIESSIHEAILHCKRSFANQET; encoded by the exons ATGGACAACTCCCAACCCCTTGCAACAGATAGTTTTTCTTATAGTTGGTTGATAAACCAGAAGCCTTCTTTGGATGGCCTTCTTGAATCTCTCCGGCCATCAGTTGATCTTTCCAGCGAAACAGTACCTATGGTTCATCACCTGAACAAAATCTTCAAAGATGATCAAGAGTTTGATTTTAATGTTACTCCAGGCTCTAGATCTTCTCTTGCTCTTGTTGATGCTGATGAAATATTTGCTGAAGGATGCATCAagccaatttttcctaatcgtAATCGGACAAAGATGCAGCCCTCATTATCAGTTCCTGCTACGCCTCTCTCTTCAGTTTCTTCCAGAACTTTATCTGTTTCTTCAGCTTATCAGGGTGAATATTATTCAAGCAGAAAATGGACGAAATCATCCAACAAAGTCTTGCAGAGATGTTTTTCACTTCTCAAGCCCTTCTGCCAGGGATTTGGATGGTCAAGAAAAAGCATTAGGGTAGATGATTTAGACAGGAAAGTTTTGGAAGTTCAAAGTAGGAGCAATTCACAGCAGGCATCTCCAGATCGACGAACTGCTTATTCTGCTGCCAATTGGGCCGCtgtgaagcaaacaagcaatacACTTGATGCTTGTAGGAGACTGCAGAACTCAGAAACTAAAATCTTGAGCAATTCACCACAGGCCTCTCCACCGCGAAGTCCATCACATTATACCGACTCTAGGCTTGATATTGAAAGCTCAATTCATGAAGCAATTCTCCACTGCAAAAGATCATTTG CAAACCAAGAGACGTAG